The Actinomycetota bacterium genome has a window encoding:
- a CDS encoding metallophosphoesterase: MRIAYTSDLHVDISQRNWELVPYLVEVLKVVDPDVLVIAGDVSPELGDLEYALDCFSSLRCLKLFVPGNQDIWVLSEEMQELGHDSYEKYFFYLPDACRRNGFVPLWMEPVTLRGVGFAGSVGWYDRKGGKEEHAAFPREHHYLLDSVWNDMRWACWGDISLMMEGVPSLARRPDSEVAREFNLRLDQDIEVLAGDPGVNEIVVVTHYPPFDELTVEGVPFPGSRDTGNILLAHPKVSTSISGHIHDKRDLLVEGVRAVRCPVGYLGWEQRKYQDMVMDCLEVIHILEGDDLLQEP, encoded by the coding sequence TTGAGGATCGCCTACACCAGCGACCTGCACGTGGATATCTCCCAGCGCAACTGGGAGCTCGTCCCCTACCTGGTGGAGGTGCTGAAGGTGGTGGACCCGGACGTGCTGGTGATCGCGGGTGACGTGAGCCCCGAGCTCGGAGACCTGGAATACGCGCTGGACTGTTTCTCCTCCCTGCGCTGCCTCAAGCTGTTCGTCCCCGGCAACCAGGACATCTGGGTGCTTTCCGAGGAGATGCAGGAGCTGGGGCACGATTCCTACGAGAAATATTTCTTCTACCTGCCCGATGCCTGCAGGCGCAACGGGTTCGTGCCCCTGTGGATGGAGCCGGTGACCTTGCGTGGGGTCGGCTTCGCGGGGAGCGTGGGCTGGTACGACCGCAAGGGCGGCAAGGAGGAGCACGCGGCGTTTCCCAGGGAGCACCATTACCTCCTGGACAGCGTCTGGAACGACATGCGCTGGGCTTGCTGGGGAGACATCTCGCTGATGATGGAGGGGGTGCCTTCGCTGGCGAGGAGGCCCGACAGCGAGGTGGCACGAGAGTTCAATCTGCGCCTGGACCAGGATATAGAGGTGCTGGCAGGCGATCCCGGGGTGAACGAGATCGTGGTGGTCACGCATTACCCGCCCTTCGACGAGCTCACGGTGGAGGGCGTGCCCTTCCCCGGTTCCCGGGACACGGGCAACATACTCCTGGCTCACCCCAAGGTGAGCACCTCCATCTCGGGCCATATACACGACAAGCGCGACCTGCTGGTGGAGGGGGTGCGCGCGGTGCGCTGTCCCGTGGGATACCTGGGATGGGAACAGAGAAAATACCAGGATATGGTAATGGACTGCCTGGAGGTCATCCATATCCTGGAGGGCGATGACCTCCTCCAGGAACCCTGA
- a CDS encoding uroporphyrinogen decarboxylase family protein yields MNLLDLVMSRSGRLVAPLAGYPGVRLSGRSVHEALHDAEAQVEAVRALEERLRPDIVFTLLDLTVEAEAMGLGVDFHPRQPPSLQDQKLPRLERFYELGPPDPEKAARMPVFLRAAEALADGEGRITGTFVTGPFTLLAQLLGAEELLDLVLLGDGLVKPLSFATEVVGGYAAALAHRVDLVMIVDPASSALREREYDGIYRPFVSGLAAIIRSSGAISMMHICGDSAHLLETLSLTGVEGVALDAKVDLVREAGRVPYNLVLMGNIDPRRVLWRGTEEDVRWEVRRLLRHTAGMRNFILSTGCDVPYDTPLANLEAMVREARAWRRRSAP; encoded by the coding sequence ATGAATCTCCTTGATCTGGTGATGAGCAGGAGCGGCCGCTTGGTGGCGCCCCTGGCGGGCTATCCGGGCGTGCGGCTGAGCGGGCGTTCCGTGCATGAGGCGCTGCATGACGCGGAGGCGCAGGTTGAGGCGGTACGAGCGCTCGAGGAGAGGCTGCGGCCGGACATCGTCTTCACCCTGCTCGACCTCACGGTGGAGGCGGAGGCCATGGGGCTGGGAGTGGACTTCCACCCACGGCAGCCGCCAAGCCTCCAGGACCAGAAGCTGCCCAGGCTGGAACGCTTTTACGAGCTGGGACCCCCGGACCCCGAAAAGGCGGCCCGCATGCCCGTTTTCCTGCGGGCCGCGGAGGCCTTGGCGGATGGGGAGGGGAGGATCACCGGCACATTTGTCACCGGCCCCTTCACCCTGCTCGCCCAGTTGCTGGGAGCGGAGGAGCTTCTGGACCTCGTGCTCCTGGGAGACGGCCTCGTCAAGCCCCTGAGCTTTGCCACCGAGGTGGTGGGCGGATACGCGGCAGCCTTGGCCCACCGGGTGGACCTGGTGATGATCGTGGATCCCGCCTCCAGCGCCCTGAGGGAGCGGGAATACGACGGGATCTACCGGCCGTTCGTGAGCGGACTGGCGGCCATCATCCGCTCCTCGGGGGCGATAAGCATGATGCATATCTGCGGGGATTCCGCCCACCTCCTGGAGACGCTCTCCCTGACGGGCGTGGAGGGGGTCGCTCTGGATGCGAAGGTGGACCTGGTCCGTGAGGCGGGCCGGGTGCCCTACAACCTGGTGTTGATGGGTAACATCGACCCCCGGCGCGTGTTGTGGCGCGGGACGGAGGAGGACGTGCGCTGGGAGGTGAGGAGGCTCCTGCGCCATACCGCCGGGATGCGCAATTTCATCCTCTCCACCGGGTGCGACGTGCCATACGACACCCCCTTGGCCAACCTGGAGGCGATGGTGCGGGAGGCCAGGGCTTGGCGGCGGCGCTCCGCCCCTTGA
- a CDS encoding S8 family serine peptidase, with amino-acid sequence MVKRLVALAALVLLSAGMLPCASARGENGNPPLQLPVLLLNGAIYPDVYDPGHLPPRFVVDGYPSRAVAPYLLQFDGPIKEAWVEDLRSIGAEIRGYLPYNTLLVGMNGETFSRLEEVGDLRWHGLYQPYFKLSPALQLRLCQGGEVVVLAMLFSPRFLEGCLEEFTTASLEVLGAAADDWCASVVLRMPAERLHEVAASEAVEWLELCGAGTLSSFREACRGVPGSSRGSRAQLESGEAVGLCDTGLGRGGMEGLPSYLAASVAAVTSLRGDDGVDICGHGTATASALVEAGSLQAGMGSRSAARLIVYAVGYGLSCPPQPLSLFGMLEGAYAQGARAFLCGSVPEGRESLGAYGIFASQRDALVWKYPEMVLVEAAGNEGTDADGDGRVDEGSLLGGATAKNVLSVGGCEGTGAGLAGERYPAYGDFEGRFSGRFPSEPLCADVCVGAGGGMAAFSSRGPTRDGRIKPDLVETATGIAVPASGGAVSAPGLLPGEDPGWWVAYGTSVAAARAAAAVAAMRPVLARALGEEPSAALLKAFAVNGAVELSPGQYGRDDPEIPPAPNVVEGFGRLDLGAFRQAGSWLKVVDDREGLRPGDERVYSVDVTEGERLLVTLAWSDHPSLPEARLHLVNDLDLRVVGPGGEVFYPNGRSSRDPLNNVERVVVEVKGRPGDYRIELSAWNVPFSPQPFALVVQVL; translated from the coding sequence GTGGTGAAACGTCTGGTGGCCTTGGCGGCGTTGGTGCTCCTTTCGGCAGGCATGCTTCCGTGCGCCTCGGCGCGGGGAGAAAACGGCAATCCTCCCCTGCAACTGCCGGTGCTCCTGCTCAACGGGGCCATCTACCCCGATGTCTATGACCCGGGACACCTGCCGCCCCGCTTCGTGGTGGACGGTTATCCTTCCCGGGCGGTGGCGCCGTACCTCCTCCAGTTCGACGGGCCCATAAAAGAGGCATGGGTGGAAGACCTGCGGAGCATAGGCGCGGAAATCAGGGGCTACCTCCCCTACAACACCCTCCTCGTGGGCATGAACGGAGAGACGTTCTCGCGCCTGGAAGAGGTGGGCGATCTGCGGTGGCACGGACTCTACCAACCTTATTTCAAGCTCTCGCCGGCGCTGCAGCTGCGCCTGTGCCAGGGAGGGGAGGTGGTGGTGCTGGCGATGCTGTTCTCTCCCCGTTTCTTGGAAGGTTGCCTGGAAGAATTCACCACCGCCTCCCTGGAGGTACTGGGAGCCGCGGCGGACGACTGGTGCGCGTCGGTGGTGTTGCGCATGCCTGCGGAGAGACTGCATGAGGTGGCCGCCTCGGAGGCGGTGGAATGGCTGGAGCTCTGTGGAGCCGGGACTCTTTCTTCCTTCCGGGAGGCATGCCGTGGGGTTCCCGGATCCTCGCGGGGATCCCGGGCGCAGTTGGAGAGCGGGGAGGCAGTGGGGCTGTGTGATACCGGGCTGGGGCGGGGAGGCATGGAGGGACTGCCTTCCTACCTCGCCGCCTCCGTGGCCGCGGTCACATCCCTGCGGGGAGACGACGGTGTGGATATATGCGGTCACGGCACGGCGACCGCCAGCGCGCTGGTGGAGGCGGGCAGCCTGCAGGCGGGCATGGGATCGCGGAGCGCGGCGCGGCTCATCGTTTACGCCGTGGGCTACGGCCTCTCCTGCCCCCCACAACCCCTCAGCCTTTTCGGGATGCTCGAGGGCGCGTATGCGCAGGGCGCGCGGGCTTTCCTCTGCGGCAGCGTGCCCGAAGGCCGGGAATCCCTGGGGGCGTACGGGATCTTCGCCTCCCAGAGGGACGCGCTGGTGTGGAAATATCCCGAGATGGTGTTGGTGGAGGCGGCGGGCAACGAGGGGACGGACGCCGACGGCGACGGACGGGTGGACGAGGGCTCCCTCCTCGGAGGAGCGACGGCGAAGAACGTCCTCAGCGTGGGGGGATGCGAGGGCACGGGAGCTGGCCTGGCGGGAGAAAGGTACCCCGCCTATGGCGATTTCGAGGGGAGGTTCTCCGGCCGTTTCCCGTCGGAGCCCCTGTGCGCTGATGTATGCGTGGGTGCGGGCGGCGGCATGGCCGCTTTCAGCTCGCGCGGCCCGACGCGGGACGGACGCATAAAGCCGGACCTGGTGGAGACGGCCACGGGAATCGCCGTCCCCGCATCGGGAGGCGCAGTTTCCGCTCCGGGACTGCTCCCCGGCGAGGACCCGGGATGGTGGGTGGCCTACGGCACCAGTGTGGCGGCGGCGCGCGCGGCCGCGGCGGTGGCGGCCATGCGTCCGGTGTTGGCGAGGGCGTTGGGCGAAGAGCCCTCCGCCGCGCTGCTCAAGGCCTTCGCTGTCAACGGCGCTGTGGAACTCAGCCCGGGGCAGTACGGGAGAGACGACCCCGAGATCCCACCGGCTCCCAATGTGGTGGAAGGTTTTGGGAGGCTGGACCTCGGCGCCTTCAGGCAAGCCGGTTCTTGGCTGAAGGTGGTGGACGACCGCGAGGGACTGCGTCCTGGAGATGAGCGCGTGTACAGCGTGGACGTAACCGAGGGAGAGAGGCTGCTCGTCACCCTGGCCTGGTCCGATCACCCTTCCCTGCCGGAGGCTAGGCTGCACCTCGTTAACGACCTCGACCTCAGGGTGGTGGGTCCCGGCGGGGAGGTCTTTTATCCCAATGGCAGGAGCTCGCGAGACCCCCTCAACAACGTGGAGAGGGTGGTGGTGGAGGTGAAGGGAAGGCCTGGAGATTACCGCATCGAGCTATCGGCCTGGAACGTCCCCTTCTCCCCCCAGCCCTTCGCCCTGGTGGTGCAGGTCTTATGA
- a CDS encoding cupin domain-containing protein yields the protein MKVVHYSEVPAEDPGGDTRGVRVRWVISAEDGAPNYYMRVFEIEPGGFSPLHRHAWEHEIYILAGEGELVGEDGRRGIGPGTAVFIPGEELHQLRNPGGEVLRFICTIPSTGS from the coding sequence ATGAAGGTGGTCCACTACTCGGAAGTACCGGCCGAAGACCCCGGCGGCGATACCCGCGGCGTGAGGGTGAGGTGGGTCATATCCGCGGAGGACGGGGCGCCCAACTACTACATGCGCGTGTTCGAGATCGAACCCGGGGGATTCTCGCCCCTCCACCGCCATGCGTGGGAGCACGAGATCTACATCCTCGCGGGGGAAGGCGAGCTGGTGGGAGAGGACGGGCGCCGCGGCATAGGTCCGGGGACCGCCGTCTTCATCCCCGGAGAAGAGCTACACCAGTTGAGGAACCCCGGCGGGGAGGTGCTGCGCTTCATCTGCACCATACCTTCCACAGGCTCCTGA